A stretch of DNA from Parvularcula bermudensis HTCC2503:
ATCTATCTCACCCATCTTCAGGAGATGGTCGGGCAGTCGAATGTGGTGACCTTCGACGCGACCGTCGTCACTAAGGATGGGGAGACCGCTGCCGAGGAAGTGACTCGGATTGGTCCTTATGCGGCGTTCGCGAGTGGCAATTACTACACGATGGAAGCGGCCGAAGGCTCACCGCGTCCGCGCCTGACCGAGCTTGAGCGTCAGCCTCAAACGGCCAATGCGGTGTCCAATGCCCGGCGCGTCGAGAATTATAGTGGTGACGGCTATGTGGCGGGGACGATCGACCCCACCACCGGCACCCTGCTTGAGCTGGTGGTGACGAGTCCCAGCCTGAAAGAGCGTTTTGATCAGGGCGGTACCGTCGGCTACGCCATTGCGATCGTGTTCGTGATCGGGATGATAATCGGCGTCTACAAACTGGTCCGTCTGTTCACGATCAATATGGCCGTGAAGGGTCAGGTTCGGAAATCGACCCCGTCTCGGGGCAACCCGCTTGGCCGTGTGATGATGGCCTATGACAGCAACACCCAGGCCGATATTGAAACCCTTCAGCTGAAACTGGATGATGCGATCTTGCGGGAGCTGCCGAAGCTTGAGGGGGGTCTCAATCTCGTCAAAGTGCTCGCCGCCATCGCGCCGCTGATGGGCCTTTTGGGGACCGTCGTCGGGATGATCGTGACCTTCCAGCAGATCACGCTGTTCGGGACCGGTGACCCGCAGATCATGGCGGGCGGGATCTCCCAGGCGCTTGTTACCACAGTGCTCGGACTGATCGCCTCGATCCCGCTTCTTCTGCTCCACGCCTTTGCGTCGGGTTCCGCTAAGTCGGTGGCCCAAACGCTGGAAGAGCAGGCTGCCGGAATGATCGCGGAACACGCGGAAAGCCGTTGATCGGCGGAACGGGAAGGAGACCAGATCGTGGGAGCTGATATCTTCAATCCTGCCAATGCTCTGGAGAATCTTCAGGCATTCCTGGTCGCCGGCGGCAACGTCCTTGTGGCCATCATGATCGTCACATTCATCATGTGGCTGTTGATCCTCGAACGGGTCCTCTTCTTTTCGGTGGCGGGCAGTCGCCGCCGTAAGGAAGCGGAGCAGGACTGGGAGGAGCGGGGGGACCACAATTCATGGTACGCCTTCGCGATCCGGGACCGCGCGATTTCTGAGGTCATGCAAACGACGACCGCCAACTTTACGGTCATCCGCGTTCTGATTGCCATCCTCCCTCTTTTGGGGCTGTTGGGAACCGTGACCGGCATGGTCGAGGTCTTCGATGTCATGGCCTCTACCGGGTCGTCCAATGCGCGTCTGATGGCGGGCGGTATTACCCGGGCGACAATTCCCACCATG
This window harbors:
- a CDS encoding MotA/TolQ/ExbB proton channel family protein gives rise to the protein MGADIFNPANALENLQAFLVAGGNVLVAIMIVTFIMWLLILERVLFFSVAGSRRRKEAEQDWEERGDHNSWYAFAIRDRAISEVMQTTTANFTVIRVLIAILPLLGLLGTVTGMVEVFDVMASTGSSNARLMAGGITRATIPTMAGLVASLSGILLMNFIERQAAYQVRMAQQNLVVG
- a CDS encoding MotA/TolQ/ExbB proton channel family protein, with the translated sequence MSFFKTLRAGAAAVAAIVSAGIVVGHAQESEISLNDVLREARESRQQARQESEQRIAEFLRERNRQQERLATIRREVAAAEAESDQIEAQFRANDERIQELQSELERQQGEFGELFGAARSAAADLSAQLRNSVISAQYPGRAAALHEIAQSRTLPTVEELESIYLTHLQEMVGQSNVVTFDATVVTKDGETAAEEVTRIGPYAAFASGNYYTMEAAEGSPRPRLTELERQPQTANAVSNARRVENYSGDGYVAGTIDPTTGTLLELVVTSPSLKERFDQGGTVGYAIAIVFVIGMIIGVYKLVRLFTINMAVKGQVRKSTPSRGNPLGRVMMAYDSNTQADIETLQLKLDDAILRELPKLEGGLNLVKVLAAIAPLMGLLGTVVGMIVTFQQITLFGTGDPQIMAGGISQALVTTVLGLIASIPLLLLHAFASGSAKSVAQTLEEQAAGMIAEHAESR